From the genome of Amylibacter sp. IMCC11727:
CAAACGGCTGACGCGCCTTTTGGCCCAGATCAACCCACGCCGCAGGATGATCCAACATAGCGCCGTAAACCGATGGCAAATCCCCGTCCGTATTGGTGTAAACCCGCGTTAATTCATCCACCAACTTGGGGTCGGGTTCATCCGAAATGAAATGCACCACCAACTTTTGCGCCACATGCCGCGCGGTATCTGGATGCAGCGCCAAATCGCGCAAAAACGCCTCAATATCGCTCATCTTGGCGGGATCGCCACCATACCGTTTGCCCAGTACATCTTCGGCCCCAGGTTCGGCCCAACGGGGCAGAAACTTGGCTCCATCCTCACCAACAACCAATCCTGTCAGCAATTCCGCCGCTTGACGCACATCGGTTTGGGAATAGGCCCCACCAACGCCCAGCGTGTGCAACTCCATCACTTCACGGGCCAGATTTTCATTCAACCCCTTCACCTTGCGGCGTTTCTTTCCGTTTTTCGCGGCCTTGGAATTTGGCCCGATGCTGCGCACCTGATCCAGAAACAACAACATGGATGGATGGGTTGCCGCTGCCACCAACATATCGCCAAACGACCCGTTCACATGGGGACGAATGGCCTCTTCTTGATAGCTGCCCCAAACCGTTTGCTCTAATCGGCTTTTGGGAACCACCGTGAAATGATCCGCCCAGAAAAACACCAACCGTTCACGAAATCCTTGCCCTGCATACAGGGCACGACCAAACACACGCCTCATATCCGCCGCCCGCAACGCGTTGCGTTCTTTGTTCGATGCCCTCAGCAAAGGTTTCGCCCCTGCATCACCCTTTTTCGCGGCCCGCTTGTGTTTCAAATAATCGCGCATCAATTGTGCGCGATCCGCAAACGAAGGCCCAGCATAGGCCGCAATCCCCGCATCCGCCTCGGTCACTTGGCGCAACAACGCATCCACATCGCGCACATCAGCTTCGCCTGCCGCAAACCCATAGCCAAATCGAAACGCCGCTTTCGTTGCAAAACTCTGCACTTTGCTCACCTCTTGTGCCTTTTCGTCCAACATAAACCGATACGACCCATTGGCAAAGCTCCGTCGTTGCTAAAACGGGCGAACTTCTGCACTCTAACCGCAAAGAGAAAGGACCCCCATGGAACTCTTCTATGCCCGCGGCACTGTCGCGCTTGCCCCGATGATTGTCCTGCACGAAGCAGACATCCCCTTCACCGCCACCCGTGTTGATTTTTCCAAGGCCGAGCAACAATCCCCCGAATACCTCAGCCGCAATCCCAAAGGTCGCGTGCCTGCCCTCGTAACAGATCAAGGCATTCTTACAGAAACCCCCGCGATCCTGCCTTATATTGCTGGCCTGAACCCCGCCGCAAACTTGTTGCCGACGGATGCTTTCGCCTTGGCCAAGATGAATGAATTCACCAGCTATCTCGCCTCAACGGCCCACGTCAATCACGCCCATCGCATGCGTGGTTCACGTTGGGCCACTCAACAATCGAGCTTTGATGACATGGCCGCCAAAGTGCCCCAGAACATGCGCGACACCTATGCCTACATCCAATCTGAATGCCTGCGCGGCCCGTGGGTCATGGGCGATCAGTATACGGTTGCAGATGCCTATCTGTATACGGTCTCCGCTTGGCTCGAAGGGGACAGCGTCGACATCAACGAATTCCCCGCAATCGCCGCCCATTCAACGGCGATGAAAACCAGACCAGCGGTGCAAAAGGCACTGGCCTACTGAACCCCGTTCTTGGCCTTCCACGCGTCCCACACCGCTTGGGAACCGTGGTACACGTTCAAATCAATGTCGCCTGGGGCCCCTGGCACACGCCCCGTACCTGAATACTGCCAGAACCCCCATTTCTGGCCCGGATACACAACCGATGGATGATCCGCCACGGACCGCAGCCAAAATGTATACCCGTTGACCTTTTCCAGCTCATTTTCACGGTAAAAATCAACGGTGGTGTAAATGATCGGCGCTTTGCCGTAATGCGCTTTCACAATGCGCAGGAATTGCCGCATCGACGCACGCACCTTACGCGCTTCTGGCCGCAATTTGCATGTGGGCGACGCGTGGTTCCATTCGATATCCAACACAGGCGGCAAAGCCCCCGCATCTTTGGGCACATTGCGAATATACCACGCGGCCTGTTCGCGGGCGTTGCGACAGAAGTAATAGAAATGATACGCCCCGCGTGACACACCTGCACGGGCTGCTCCGCGCCAATGGCTGCGAAACTCTGGGTCCAAATGATCCCCACCCTCAGTGGCCTTGATAAACGCAAACTGAATGCGGTTGGCCCGCATCTTGCGCCAATCAAGCCCCAGCTGATACCGCGCCACATCCACACCATGCACAGGATACTGCCACGGTTTAACCCCTGGCCAATCCACAGGATCACTGTCGGCAAATTTCGGATTGCCCGCCACAATGCTCGGACTTGGCTGCACCACTTGCGTTTTAGGGACCGAGTTCTGCCGCCCGCCGCCACAAGCCACCAATCCCAAAACCATAAAAACAAAAACCAAATACCGCATCAAATCGCCTCAACTTTTTTCTCAGTCTTGGCTCAATCCACCGCCAAGAGCCAATCACAAATCGCGACATCAGAAAAACGGTCAAAACCCGCCCATTCTTCTGGCCAAAAATATCCCCCGCGCGGAGCGCTAGAAATCTACGGCTCGTCTGGAATGGCTTTTGGTGGCCCCTCTGGCCCTTGCGATGCCTCTTGCGCCGCACCCGCAACCGCCCGCTTTTGCTCCTCGGTTAGATCGGCCCCCCCGCCTTCGATCTCAACCTTCACATTGCGTTCGGCCATACGAATACCGTTTGCATCAAAGATATCGCGCACCTTTTGATAGGCATCGCGGCGCACCAACCATTGTTCACCCGGTTTGGTCATGAACTTCACACCCACCACCATGTTGAACTCTTCCATGCGGCGCACCCCTTGGGATTTCAGCGTGGACAGGATCGACGGGCCGTAATGCTCATTGGCCTTTAATTCCGCGCCAACCTTCTTGACTAGCTTTTTAACCAGCTGCAAATCCGTATCAAACGGCACGCGGAATTCCAGCTTCATAATCACCCAGTCGCGCGAATGGTTGGTCAGCGATTTCAGCTCCCCATAAGGCACCGTATGCACTTTACCTCGGTGGTGACGAATGCGCATGGAGCGCACAGAAATGCTCTCCACCGTGCCCATCAAATCACCCACTTCGATGTACTCCCCAAGACGGAACGCATCATCAATCAAAAAGAAAATGCCAGCCACAATATCGCGAACCAAAGATTGCGTCCCGAACCCGATGGCAATGCCCATGATCCCAGCCCCTGCCAAGATCGGCGCAATGTTCACACCCGCGGCGCTCAGAACGCTCAACGACACCATAATCAGCAGGGACACCATCAAAATGGTGCGCAACAACGGCAACAACGTGAACATCCGCGCCTCTGGTCCAGGGGCTTGGCCGTCCACGGGCGGTTCATAATCTGCCACCCGTTTGTCGATCACGGTTTTCGCCCACGTCCACACCAAATCGGCCAGCAACAAGGCCACGATACTGTCGACCAGTACCTCCAGCACACGGCCCACGACACTGCGATCTGACGACAGATCAAAAATGTTGATGCCCCATGCCATGGCCAGTGCAAAGACCGCGCTCATCAGCAGAACAAACCGCGCAGCACGCTGCACAATGGGCCGCGTGGTTGCATAAGGATCTGCAAACTCTGGCGTCACAGGTTGCGGCTCCCCTTCCAAAACCTCGCCCTCGGCCTCGGCGGCTACAAATTCGTCCAAAACCTCTTGCGCCTCGGCAAGATGTGCATCGTGCAGGGCAGCGGTTGATTGATCAAAGAAATGATCGATCCACGCCGCCATCAATTTCAGGCTCGGAACGATCAGGCCAATCACAAGGATCGCCCACATAATTCCAAACAACCCGACCAGCCATGCGGCAAACACCACGCCCACCAAAATCATCAGATAATTGCGCCAAAACCGCAAATCCCGCAGCGCGGTTTCGTCTTCGCACAGGGTTGGAACACGGCGAAACGCCACCCAGATACAGACCCACGCCACCACCACAACCATCAGCGCCAAACCAACAGTTTGCGCCAATGCTACGGCCGTGATGCTGCCGCCCATGTCCATATCGCGCATGGTTGCGATGCGGTTCAAAATAAAGGACAGGGCCAAACCCGACACCACCGCAAAGGCCAACACCCGCACCATCCAATGCAAATGCCGCGCCACAGGCGACCCATAAGGAACAAGGCGCAGTTCAGGTGCATGTGGCGCTTGGAAAAACAGCGACACAGTCATGATAACGCGGAACAACAGCACCATCACCAAGAAATCCATCACCAGCGATTCCACCAATGGATGCCAAGTGAAACTCTTGAACGCGCCAATACTGCCCACGGCAAAAATGCCAAGACCCGCAAAAATGATCGCTGCGCGCAGGGCCGCCCCGGTCAGTTTTTCCATCGGCGCGTCTTTGGGCGATTGCTCCACACGCAACAGCGGATATTGCATAAACTGCCGATACAGCCATTCAAGCCCCAAACCGATCAGCAGAAATGTGATCAAATACGTCAGTGACCGCACCTTTTGCGCATGGCTCAATTCGCTGTCCCACACATCGGACATAACCATTGGCATACGCGGCAACACGTTCCACGCGACTGCCAAGGATTGCGCGCGCTCGGCAATTCGTGCCAGCCGCGCATCAATCTGTTCGCGCAGGGTCAGCACAGGGGCATCATCAATAACACCATCTTCGGTCACGCTGTCTTTGATCCATTCCTGCACACTCGGGTCACCAAGCAGACGCAAAAATTCTTTTACATCATTGGGGGATGGATCAGGCACGACAACGGTTTCCGATCCGCCACCGCTTGGCATGATTTGGGCGAATGCTGGCACAACGCCAAAGGTCAAAAGGATCGTGATAACAAGGCTGCGCAGAAACAAGGTCATGATGCACCTACTGGGCTACCGCTGTTTTTGTTGGCTTGGGCATAATCCAGATTGGAATAATCCGCCTTAACCACCCGTTCCACATCCAAAACACCTTCTTGGGGCATCACCTGACAGGCCAACCGTTCATTGGGCTCCGCATTCCATCGGGCCAGAACCTTTGCTTCCAATTCACTTGGCGGGGCCAGCTTTTCGCCCCCCTTCACAACCCGCACGCGGCAGGTTCCACACCGCCCGCGCCCGCGGCAGACGTTGGCGTGCGGGATGCTGTTTTCATGGGCCATTTCCAACAGGGTCAGCCCCGTTTCAGATTCAAACGTCATGGGGCGACGGCCACCATAGGACACCCGCACATGGGATCGCTCGCGCAGTTTCAGACGAATAAACCGCGCCAATAACACCAAAGCCACCAACCCCAGCGAAACGCGCGTGGCCAGTTTGGGGCGTTCTTTGGCCTGCGCCAAAATCACGGGGATCATTTCAGGATCAACGGTGGGGCCATCTGCATTGGGATCATTTTCCATCACCATGCCCAAACCACCCTCTTCAACCGAGATGATCTGGCGTCCCCCTTCCACAAACCCCAACATGGCAAGGATCGGCAACAGGACAACAAATGGATAAAAGAACTTCATCACACGGGCCGATCCATCTCGCGCCCGCAGCCATGAATACACACCAATGGCCCCGTGAATCCACGCCACCACCAACAGCGCAACCTGTTGCAAACCATTGATAGGCGACACGATCCAAAACTGGCTCAGGATCAGAAAATACGTGGGCTCCAACCCCAATTGCTTGACCGCCATAACCCCAAACACATGAATGCCCATCAGCGGGATAATCAGAACACCCGCAATCATCTGCGCCATGTCGTAAGCAGGTACGCGCAGCGTATTGCGCCGATACAGCGAATATAGCGCGATAATGAAATGCACGACCAAAGAGACCTGCAACAGAACTTTCAAAGGCAGGACCGAGGACCAAACGCCGCTCAATGCAAAGCGCCAATCCTCCATCAATTGCACCGAATGCAACCCGAGCGACAGGTTCAGCAAATGCATGGTGATAAAGGCAAACAACACCATGCCCGTGATGATCATCGCTTTCAGTCGAAGTTTTGCGCCCCAATGGTTGGCGATCACGGCATCGGACATCGTATAGTTCCCTCGTTCGCAGTGCCATCATTGGCGCAGCACGTGCATAGGAAAACCTTTGACCCAATGGGCCAAAAGGTCAAGCCACCGATCACGCCATCGGGTTTAGGATTTGTGCAGTTTCGCCGCCGCCCGCAGACCATTGGCCAACATCACCACATCAATGGCCACACAGGCGAAATTCACCCCCCAGCCAATGAATTTTTCCGCCAACTTTGGATCAGGGCACATAATCCCCGCCGCCTTACCCGCCGCGCGAATACGCTTGATTGCGTCTTCCATGGCCGCCTGCACGTCTGGCGCTTGATCATTGCCCAAATACCCCATGTCGGCGGCCAAATCAGCAGGCCCAATAAACACCGCATCAACACCATCAACCGCAAGGATATCATCCAGATTGTCCAATCCGCGCTGCGCCTCCACCTGAACAATCAGGCACATCTGATCGTTTGCGGTGGTCAGATAATCAGGAATGCCCGTCCACTGCGACGCACGCCCCAGCGCCGAACCGACCCCGCGAATACCTTCGGGTGCATAGCGCGTGGCCCGCACCATCTCCGCCGCCTGCTCCCCCGTTTCCACCATCGGCACCATCACTGTTTGCGCCCCTGCATCCAGCACTTGTTTGATGAACCAATCTTCGCCTTTTGGAACCCGAACAATTACCTGAGACGACGACGCGCTCAGCGCGCCAATCTGCTGGGAAATCTCGGTTGTGCCGTTGGGGGCATGTTCCCCGTCAATCAACACCCAATCAAACCCCGCCGTGCCCGCAATTTCCGCCGCATAGCCATCCACCAGCCCCAACCAAGCCCCTGTTTGCAGCCTGCCTGCGGCCAGATTTTGTTTCAATGTGTTGATCGGTGCGCCCATAGCGGCCTCCTGTGTGTGGGATTGGTGTGGTGTGTCCAGCTTTTCGGGAAACGCAGCGCGGTTCAAGAGAATTGCGAGGTGAGGCCGTGATTGAACACGTTACAAAGATTGAACACCTTACCAGTTGGTTAACTCTGACGCGTCGTGCAACACGCGTTGTCTAAGACGCGTTATCCATGACGCGTGTTGTATGACGCGTCATGATTCACCATTCGTTAATAAATCGACAAAAGCCTCGCAAAATCATCACCCTAGGGCGCGGCCGCAATTCTCAAACCTCAACAAACAGTTAATCGAACGTCACATCCACACGCCCAAACGCGCCATAATCTGCAGCAAAAACAGACCCTGACGGCGCCTCAATCGGGCGTATGAACGAGCCTGAAAGCACAACATCCCCCGCACTCAGTCCTTGGCCATACTGCGCCAACCTTTGCACCAACCAGACAATCCCCATCGTCGGATCGTTCAGCACACCCGCCCCCAAACCCGTTTCTTCAACCGTTCCATCGCGCGCAACAACCGCCCCGACCCAACGCAGATCAAACGCATCAGGGCTATGTTTTTTGTCTCCCAAAACGATGCCCGCATTGGCCGCATTATCGGCAATCGTATCAAACACTTTGCGTGGGGCGCCGCTGTCTGGGTCCACCCGTTTGATCCGCGTGTCCAGAATTTCAATCGCAGGGGCCACCCAATCTGTTGCCGCCAAAACAGCCTCGCGCGTCACATCCGCGCCAGCCAAATCTTCTCCCAGAATAAACGCTATTTCCGCTTCGATCCTTGGCTCGATAAATCGCCCCTTTGGCACATGCCCATCGTGATCAAAAAACATGTCGGCAAACAGGATACCGCTGTCAGGAATATCAATACCCAGCGCCATCTGCATCGCCCGACTGGTCAGCCCGATTTTCCACCCCTTTCGCACTGCGCCGCCCGCCTCTTTTGCCGCGACAAACGCGTCTTGAATGGCATAGGCCTCGTCCATCGTGATATCGGGATGCGCCACTGAAATCACACCCGTTTGGGTGCGTGTCACTTCGGCATCCAGCAATTTTTGCGCCGCGACTTTGATCTCTTCAGGGGTCATTCGTCCACCACGCTGTTGCGCAAAATGCCAACACCTTCCACTTCCACTTCAACCACATCACCTGGCTTCAAAAATACGGGCGGATCAAATCGCGCCCCTGCCCCTGTCGGCGTACCTGTGATGATCATGTCCCCGGGCACCAGCGTCGTGAACGTCGAAATATACGCAATCTCGGCCGCATGATTGAAAATCATCCGACTGCTGCGGTCTGATTGGCGCACTTCACCGTTCACCCGCGTTTCCAGCTTAATATCCAAAATCTGATTTGGGTCTTTGAACGGCACAATCCACGGTCCGATGGCCCCCGATCCGTCAAAATTCTTTCCTTGCGTGACGTTGAATTTCGCGTGGCGCACCCAATCGCGCACCGTGCCCTCATTACAAATCGACAAGGCCGCAATATGATCCAGCGCATCTTCTTCTTTGATGTGCCGTCCGCCTTTGCCAATCACCACAACCACCTCGCCCTCATAATCCAATTGCTCTGAAACAGTTGGGCGGGTCAGCGGCACGTCATGGCCAACAAAGCTGCGTGGAAATCGCGGAAACAACGACATAAACTTCGGCGCGTCTTGGCCGTCTTTGTACTCGGCATTTCGGTCGGGAAAATTCACCCCGACACAGATAATTTTTTCTGGCTGCGGGATCGGAATTTCATACACAAACGTCCCGATGGGATGGGTCACGTCTTTGGTTTGCGCGGCTGCGTCCAACCTGTCCAACCCACCCTCTGCAATCACTTCGCGCAGGGTCGGCCACTCTGGAAACTGGTCGGATAGGGCAATCATTCCGCCCTCTGCAACAGCGCCGTAAAACATGTGGCCTTCACTGGAAAAAGTCGCAAATCGCATGGGATATCCTCACGTCATAGGTCGAAATATAGATAACACGTTAACAAGATTTCGCAACAGATATCCCGTTTCACCCAGATATCTCATTCATTAACATTCATTAAAATGAACGCACATTAACGGTTTTCAACAGACAATAAGGTACGTTTCTGGGCGCGTTCTGGGTGGTTTGCTTTTTTCCAAACTGACGTTAACCTTTTCTCGTCTGCCCGTTAATGAATCCGAACGCCTTGGCGCACCAATTCGTCCTGAACCTGTTCAATATTAACCTTTGCCACTTCGGTATTGCCCTGCACGGCAACGGCCGCAGCGATCCCCGCACCCTGCCCTGCCACCGCACAACAGGCCATGTTGCGGGTCGCCGCATGGGCCACTTTATCCCCGCCAATGGCACGCCCTGCCACCAGCAAATTCTTCACCCCTTTCGGGATCAAAGCACGGTAGGGAATCTGCATATACCGCCCCGTTGTTGGAATGATCAAAATACCGTAACC
Proteins encoded in this window:
- a CDS encoding glutathione S-transferase N-terminal domain-containing protein → MELFYARGTVALAPMIVLHEADIPFTATRVDFSKAEQQSPEYLSRNPKGRVPALVTDQGILTETPAILPYIAGLNPAANLLPTDAFALAKMNEFTSYLASTAHVNHAHRMRGSRWATQQSSFDDMAAKVPQNMRDTYAYIQSECLRGPWVMGDQYTVADAYLYTVSAWLEGDSVDINEFPAIAAHSTAMKTRPAVQKALAY
- a CDS encoding mechanosensitive ion channel family protein — its product is MTLFLRSLVITILLTFGVVPAFAQIMPSGGGSETVVVPDPSPNDVKEFLRLLGDPSVQEWIKDSVTEDGVIDDAPVLTLREQIDARLARIAERAQSLAVAWNVLPRMPMVMSDVWDSELSHAQKVRSLTYLITFLLIGLGLEWLYRQFMQYPLLRVEQSPKDAPMEKLTGAALRAAIIFAGLGIFAVGSIGAFKSFTWHPLVESLVMDFLVMVLLFRVIMTVSLFFQAPHAPELRLVPYGSPVARHLHWMVRVLAFAVVSGLALSFILNRIATMRDMDMGGSITAVALAQTVGLALMVVVVAWVCIWVAFRRVPTLCEDETALRDLRFWRNYLMILVGVVFAAWLVGLFGIMWAILVIGLIVPSLKLMAAWIDHFFDQSTAALHDAHLAEAQEVLDEFVAAEAEGEVLEGEPQPVTPEFADPYATTRPIVQRAARFVLLMSAVFALAMAWGINIFDLSSDRSVVGRVLEVLVDSIVALLLADLVWTWAKTVIDKRVADYEPPVDGQAPGPEARMFTLLPLLRTILMVSLLIMVSLSVLSAAGVNIAPILAGAGIMGIAIGFGTQSLVRDIVAGIFFLIDDAFRLGEYIEVGDLMGTVESISVRSMRIRHHRGKVHTVPYGELKSLTNHSRDWVIMKLEFRVPFDTDLQLVKKLVKKVGAELKANEHYGPSILSTLKSQGVRRMEEFNMVVGVKFMTKPGEQWLVRRDAYQKVRDIFDANGIRMAERNVKVEIEGGGADLTEEQKRAVAGAAQEASQGPEGPPKAIPDEP
- the hpaH gene encoding 2-oxo-hept-4-ene-1,7-dioate hydratase, whose protein sequence is MTPEEIKVAAQKLLDAEVTRTQTGVISVAHPDITMDEAYAIQDAFVAAKEAGGAVRKGWKIGLTSRAMQMALGIDIPDSGILFADMFFDHDGHVPKGRFIEPRIEAEIAFILGEDLAGADVTREAVLAATDWVAPAIEILDTRIKRVDPDSGAPRKVFDTIADNAANAGIVLGDKKHSPDAFDLRWVGAVVARDGTVEETGLGAGVLNDPTMGIVWLVQRLAQYGQGLSAGDVVLSGSFIRPIEAPSGSVFAADYGAFGRVDVTFD
- a CDS encoding fumarylacetoacetate hydrolase family protein, translating into MRFATFSSEGHMFYGAVAEGGMIALSDQFPEWPTLREVIAEGGLDRLDAAAQTKDVTHPIGTFVYEIPIPQPEKIICVGVNFPDRNAEYKDGQDAPKFMSLFPRFPRSFVGHDVPLTRPTVSEQLDYEGEVVVVIGKGGRHIKEEDALDHIAALSICNEGTVRDWVRHAKFNVTQGKNFDGSGAIGPWIVPFKDPNQILDIKLETRVNGEVRQSDRSSRMIFNHAAEIAYISTFTTLVPGDMIITGTPTGAGARFDPPVFLKPGDVVEVEVEGVGILRNSVVDE
- a CDS encoding HpcH/HpaI aldolase/citrate lyase family protein, whose protein sequence is MGAPINTLKQNLAAGRLQTGAWLGLVDGYAAEIAGTAGFDWVLIDGEHAPNGTTEISQQIGALSASSSQVIVRVPKGEDWFIKQVLDAGAQTVMVPMVETGEQAAEMVRATRYAPEGIRGVGSALGRASQWTGIPDYLTTANDQMCLIVQVEAQRGLDNLDDILAVDGVDAVFIGPADLAADMGYLGNDQAPDVQAAMEDAIKRIRAAGKAAGIMCPDPKLAEKFIGWGVNFACVAIDVVMLANGLRAAAKLHKS
- a CDS encoding DUF1800 domain-containing protein, producing the protein MLDEKAQEVSKVQSFATKAAFRFGYGFAAGEADVRDVDALLRQVTEADAGIAAYAGPSFADRAQLMRDYLKHKRAAKKGDAGAKPLLRASNKERNALRAADMRRVFGRALYAGQGFRERLVFFWADHFTVVPKSRLEQTVWGSYQEEAIRPHVNGSFGDMLVAAATHPSMLLFLDQVRSIGPNSKAAKNGKKRRKVKGLNENLAREVMELHTLGVGGAYSQTDVRQAAELLTGLVVGEDGAKFLPRWAEPGAEDVLGKRYGGDPAKMSDIEAFLRDLALHPDTARHVAQKLVVHFISDEPDPKLVDELTRVYTNTDGDLPSVYGAMLDHPAAWVDLGQKARQPFEFMVASLRALGIAQADFDDLATGQVNRGLNLPLNSMGQPLRSAPGPNGWPEEPEAWITAQGLASRLQWALAISRRLGRDTDPRDFVELALRELAGGSLKFAVGGAEQREEGLTLVLASPEFNRR
- a CDS encoding GH25 family lysozyme, coding for MRYLVFVFMVLGLVACGGGRQNSVPKTQVVQPSPSIVAGNPKFADSDPVDWPGVKPWQYPVHGVDVARYQLGLDWRKMRANRIQFAFIKATEGGDHLDPEFRSHWRGAARAGVSRGAYHFYYFCRNAREQAAWYIRNVPKDAGALPPVLDIEWNHASPTCKLRPEARKVRASMRQFLRIVKAHYGKAPIIYTTVDFYRENELEKVNGYTFWLRSVADHPSVVYPGQKWGFWQYSGTGRVPGAPGDIDLNVYHGSQAVWDAWKAKNGVQ
- a CDS encoding 2Fe-2S iron-sulfur cluster-binding protein, which translates into the protein MSDAVIANHWGAKLRLKAMIITGMVLFAFITMHLLNLSLGLHSVQLMEDWRFALSGVWSSVLPLKVLLQVSLVVHFIIALYSLYRRNTLRVPAYDMAQMIAGVLIIPLMGIHVFGVMAVKQLGLEPTYFLILSQFWIVSPINGLQQVALLVVAWIHGAIGVYSWLRARDGSARVMKFFYPFVVLLPILAMLGFVEGGRQIISVEEGGLGMVMENDPNADGPTVDPEMIPVILAQAKERPKLATRVSLGLVALVLLARFIRLKLRERSHVRVSYGGRRPMTFESETGLTLLEMAHENSIPHANVCRGRGRCGTCRVRVVKGGEKLAPPSELEAKVLARWNAEPNERLACQVMPQEGVLDVERVVKADYSNLDYAQANKNSGSPVGAS